The Bacillota bacterium genome contains a region encoding:
- a CDS encoding flagellar protein FlaG, which translates to MDVRDVRPLQGAQGPLPPGRSDEAPPAAGRARSQSGTGEAVPRPAAAMPAAAADIAGAGVGVAPVAGADQSGMDMLQRVTEAVNSVISIVNTRVTFEVHKETGHVVIKVIDIDTGEVLREIPPKELLGVMTKLAKLVLAGLLVDEKL; encoded by the coding sequence GTGGATGTAAGAGATGTAAGACCCTTGCAAGGGGCGCAGGGACCCCTGCCTCCGGGAAGAAGCGATGAAGCGCCCCCTGCTGCCGGGCGGGCGCGTAGCCAGTCCGGCACCGGCGAGGCGGTCCCCCGGCCGGCTGCGGCTATGCCAGCTGCAGCTGCAGACATAGCTGGGGCTGGGGTAGGCGTCGCACCCGTAGCCGGGGCCGACCAGTCTGGAATGGATATGCTTCAAAGAGTGACGGAGGCCGTAAATTCGGTCATAAGCATCGTGAATACCCGGGTCACCTTCGAGGTACATAAGGAGACCGGACATGTCGTGATCAAGGTCATTGATATCGATACCGGCGAGGTCCTGCGGGAGATCCCGCCCAAGGAGCTTCTCGGGGTGATGACGAAGCTCGCCAAGCTGGTTCTGGCAGGCCTCCTGGTGGATGAGAAGCTCTAG
- a CDS encoding flagellar protein FliS, producing the protein MSYRAQQVMSASPERLVLIVYDQVLASCKARDAKKASSGLATLIDALDFDTGDVALGLFRLYRYAMEKIKEQKFDEAASIIRSLRDAWCQAACGCSGAGESGGPRG; encoded by the coding sequence ATGTCCTATAGAGCACAGCAGGTCATGTCGGCGAGCCCCGAGAGGCTGGTCTTGATAGTCTATGACCAGGTCCTGGCCAGTTGCAAGGCCAGGGATGCGAAGAAGGCGAGCTCCGGGCTGGCGACATTGATCGATGCACTGGATTTTGACACCGGGGACGTGGCCTTGGGCCTTTTCAGGCTATACCGCTACGCGATGGAGAAGATAAAAGAGCAGAAGTTCGATGAGGCCGCCTCGATTATAAGATCGCTTCGCGATGCATGGTGCCAGGCTGCTTGCGGGTGCAGCGGGGCCGGTGAGTCCGGCGGACCCAGGGGGTGA
- a CDS encoding flagellar biosynthesis anti-sigma factor FlgM: MKVSNEVIQRLLQRYAEQAGQAGQAPARKGPDHKNGNSPAATPDDVTISGRARELYAAKLALKERAQAGVAGVREEKVQELKARIEAGTYNVKGEAIVNKILGR; the protein is encoded by the coding sequence GTGAAGGTATCCAACGAGGTTATTCAGAGGCTCCTCCAGAGATATGCCGAGCAGGCCGGCCAGGCCGGGCAGGCCCCGGCCAGGAAGGGCCCGGATCATAAGAATGGTAATTCCCCGGCTGCAACGCCTGACGATGTTACGATATCAGGGCGGGCGAGAGAGCTTTACGCGGCGAAGCTCGCCTTGAAGGAGCGGGCACAGGCCGGCGTGGCTGGCGTGAGAGAGGAGAAGGTCCAGGAGCTGAAGGCGAGGATCGAGGCCGGCACTTACAACGTCAAAGGCGAGGCTATCGTCAATAAAATCCTGGGCCGGTGA
- the flgG gene encoding flagellar basal-body rod protein FlgG — protein sequence MMRALWSAATGMLAKQLNMDVIANNLANLNTVGFKKSRVDFQDIMYQNLRTPGTTVAQGAMVPTGIQVGLGTRPAAIQRVFQQGDFIQTENPLDLVIEGDGFFQVLMPDGSTAYTRDGAFKIDSEGRLVTSDGFPVEPEITIPPEATNITIGTDGTVSVMLAGQDQPEELGKIELARFINPAGLSSIGRNLFRNTAASGDAMIGTPGLEGFGTIAQGFLEMSNVKVVEEMVNMIIAQRAYEVNSKAIQTSDDMLAIANNLKR from the coding sequence ATGATGAGAGCACTATGGTCGGCTGCAACGGGCATGCTGGCCAAACAGCTGAATATGGATGTGATCGCAAATAACCTTGCGAACCTCAACACCGTTGGCTTCAAGAAGAGCAGGGTGGATTTCCAGGATATAATGTATCAGAATCTGAGGACCCCGGGGACAACCGTCGCGCAGGGCGCCATGGTGCCGACCGGGATCCAGGTGGGCCTCGGCACGCGGCCGGCGGCAATCCAAAGGGTATTCCAGCAGGGCGACTTCATCCAGACCGAAAACCCGCTCGACCTCGTTATCGAAGGCGATGGGTTCTTCCAGGTGCTGATGCCGGACGGCAGCACCGCATATACACGGGATGGAGCCTTCAAGATAGACAGCGAGGGCAGGCTTGTGACCTCTGATGGATTTCCAGTGGAGCCTGAAATCACCATTCCCCCTGAGGCTACAAATATAACCATAGGAACTGACGGCACGGTATCCGTGATGCTTGCAGGTCAGGACCAGCCCGAGGAGCTCGGCAAGATAGAGCTAGCCCGGTTTATAAACCCTGCTGGTCTTTCGAGCATAGGCCGCAACCTCTTCCGCAATACCGCTGCATCAGGCGATGCGATGATCGGAACGCCCGGCCTCGAGGGGTTTGGGACGATAGCCCAGGGCTTCCTCGAGATGTCTAATGTGAAGGTCGTTGAGGAAATGGTGAATATGATCATAGCGCAGCGTGCGTATGAGGTGAATTCCAAGGCGATCCAGACCTCTGACGACATGCTCGCTATTGCCAACAACCTCAAGCGCTAG
- the flgL gene encoding flagellar hook-associated protein FlgL produces MRVSNSLLFNTLMTDIGNFVSRMEDLRQQIATGKSLQTPADDPLGASRAVSIRALLAGAEQYEKNIRDARDWLYATESALSHVVDILTTAKDKALKGANDTLSTDARQALAYEVGQLFDELLGRANSQHEGRYLFAGLKTGTKPFEATGGPPPTGAIYNGDQGVKTIDAEDGFVVTVNVKGEDAFINGQDLFAALTKLQKDLLDGNSAEISSTDIANLDAGIDHLSQIIGQIGSRTARLDRADDRIQDDKIKLAAMLSKVEDSDLAKSMVALQMQEVIYKSALAAASHVIRPTLLDFLR; encoded by the coding sequence ATGCGCGTTAGTAACAGCCTGCTCTTCAATACATTGATGACCGACATAGGGAATTTCGTATCGCGGATGGAGGACCTGCGCCAGCAGATCGCGACGGGCAAGAGCCTCCAGACGCCGGCGGACGACCCTCTCGGCGCTTCGAGGGCGGTGTCGATCCGGGCCCTCCTTGCGGGGGCCGAGCAATATGAGAAGAACATCCGCGACGCCCGCGATTGGCTCTACGCGACCGAGTCAGCCCTCAGCCACGTCGTGGACATTCTCACGACGGCCAAGGACAAGGCCCTCAAGGGGGCGAACGACACGCTATCCACTGACGCCCGGCAGGCCCTCGCCTACGAGGTTGGCCAGCTTTTTGACGAGCTTCTCGGGCGAGCGAACAGCCAGCACGAGGGCCGGTACCTCTTTGCGGGGCTGAAGACGGGAACGAAGCCATTCGAGGCGACCGGTGGGCCCCCGCCGACCGGGGCCATCTATAATGGGGACCAGGGAGTAAAAACGATAGACGCCGAGGACGGCTTCGTTGTGACGGTGAACGTTAAGGGCGAAGATGCTTTTATAAATGGTCAGGATCTCTTCGCCGCCCTTACCAAGCTCCAGAAAGACCTGCTTGACGGCAATTCCGCGGAGATCTCCTCGACCGACATAGCCAACCTCGACGCCGGTATCGACCATCTCTCCCAGATCATCGGGCAGATCGGGTCGCGCACGGCGCGCCTGGACCGCGCGGATGACAGGATCCAGGATGACAAGATCAAGCTCGCGGCGATGCTGTCCAAGGTCGAGGACTCGGACCTAGCTAAATCTATGGTGGCTCTTCAAATGCAGGAGGTTATATATAAGTCGGCGCTCGCCGCCGCGAGCCACGTAATCAGGCCAACTCTGCTGGATTTCCTGAGATAG
- the flgK gene encoding flagellar hook-associated protein FlgK produces MRPTFIGLETMRRALQAHQKALDVTGHNIANAATPGYTRQQVELSATRPYTPPGIVRLVRPGQIGTGVEAARVRRVFDGFIENRIRLAKSGLGRWDQLKAAIDEVNATFNDPSDVGLGDAFSRFWNAWQELSKRPDSEAARAVLIEEADGFCAILNRASKRLNDLMLDLESSLNAKVDEVNSLGHEIAELNEEIAKIKVTGNEPNDLMDKRDIAIARLAQIVNISTFEEKDGSINVQIGGVDLVRRSNAHEIKLKPGSSLASSTVVWAKDNAAVNITAGEMAGILEARDEAVPEYLGRLDKIAEKVIAEVNSLHKTGYGLDDTTLQSRDFFVGTNAGNIKVSDDLKADPRKIAAAAVPEAPGDGAVAKAIAELKDKLTMGGDPPTLTFTGYYSETITMLGNEGQTAERMSDIEKLALQQHTNRKESFSGVSVDEELANMMKYQHAYNAAARMVTTIDEMLDTIINRTGIVGR; encoded by the coding sequence ATGCGACCAACATTCATTGGACTGGAAACGATGAGGCGGGCACTCCAGGCCCACCAGAAGGCCCTGGATGTAACGGGGCATAACATCGCCAACGCCGCGACCCCAGGTTATACACGCCAACAGGTTGAGCTTTCCGCAACGAGGCCTTATACCCCTCCCGGCATTGTCCGGCTTGTGCGGCCGGGCCAGATCGGGACGGGCGTCGAGGCTGCCCGGGTGCGACGGGTATTTGACGGGTTCATCGAGAACAGGATAAGATTGGCAAAGAGCGGGCTCGGTCGCTGGGACCAGCTCAAGGCCGCGATTGACGAGGTGAACGCCACCTTTAACGATCCCTCCGATGTCGGGTTGGGCGATGCCTTCTCCAGGTTTTGGAATGCCTGGCAGGAGCTGAGCAAGCGCCCTGACAGCGAGGCCGCGAGGGCGGTGCTCATCGAGGAGGCAGATGGGTTTTGCGCCATCCTGAACAGGGCGTCGAAGCGCCTCAACGATCTCATGCTGGACCTGGAATCATCCCTGAACGCCAAGGTGGATGAGGTCAATTCGCTGGGTCACGAGATCGCTGAGCTCAACGAGGAGATAGCCAAGATAAAGGTCACGGGAAACGAGCCCAATGACCTGATGGATAAGCGAGATATCGCCATCGCCCGGCTGGCCCAGATCGTAAATATCTCGACCTTTGAGGAGAAGGATGGGTCGATAAACGTGCAGATCGGCGGGGTGGACCTTGTGAGGCGCAGCAATGCGCACGAGATCAAGCTAAAACCGGGTTCTAGCCTGGCATCATCCACCGTTGTCTGGGCAAAAGATAATGCAGCCGTGAACATTACGGCCGGCGAGATGGCGGGCATACTCGAGGCTAGGGATGAGGCCGTGCCCGAATATCTCGGGAGGCTTGATAAGATCGCTGAAAAGGTTATAGCAGAGGTTAATTCCCTACATAAGACGGGATATGGTCTGGACGACACCACATTGCAGTCACGGGATTTTTTTGTTGGCACTAATGCAGGAAATATCAAGGTCAGCGATGATCTGAAGGCCGATCCCCGCAAGATCGCCGCGGCGGCGGTTCCCGAAGCCCCCGGGGATGGCGCTGTCGCCAAGGCGATTGCGGAGTTGAAAGACAAGCTCACGATGGGTGGTGACCCGCCAACCCTTACATTCACCGGCTACTACTCCGAGACCATTACGATGCTGGGCAACGAGGGGCAGACGGCAGAGCGGATGAGCGACATCGAGAAGCTCGCGCTCCAGCAGCACACAAACAGGAAGGAGAGCTTCTCGGGGGTCTCGGTCGACGAGGAGCTGGCGAATATGATGAAATACCAGCATGCATATAATGCCGCCGCCCGGATGGTCACCACCATCGATGAGATGCTCGATACTATAATCAACCGCACGGGCATCGTAGGCCGCTAA
- the flgA gene encoding flagellar basal body P-ring formation protein FlgA has translation MMLVTAAWTLLLTLISLISISRGMIPRARRCRRCHTTGSGARMAARIARACIMAATVAAAAATAAMVASPGALPGFAPVAVAAGDGTPIVITVKEEAQVAGPKILLGDIATITGAPGPVEDEIKRIEIGPAPIVGYKRTVSLASVKIHMRQAGVDLSQVTFEGAGSVAVAARARTITGEEFVKVATEYILSTMPWKRDEVSIGCERMPDNLLAPLGEARLEAERLPITQYLGTTTIRVNVILDGKPYKSVPVVLRLNVVKEVVVATRTIIKGQVVTSDAVAPELRQLSALEMNPVTDPAAVVGKVAARTIREGALISADAIEEPPLIKRGDIIQIVVRLGGVSVTTAGEALEDGKLKDLIRVKNLESGRQVEAVVVDAKIVEVSPPIR, from the coding sequence TTGATGTTGGTTACGGCCGCCTGGACGCTCCTATTGACCTTAATAAGCCTAATAAGCATAAGTAGGGGTATGATACCGCGAGCCCGGCGCTGCCGGCGTTGTCATACCACCGGCAGCGGGGCCAGGATGGCCGCTAGGATCGCCAGGGCTTGCATTATGGCCGCAACCGTAGCTGCAGCTGCAGCCACAGCCGCCATGGTCGCAAGCCCTGGCGCCCTCCCTGGCTTTGCACCTGTGGCCGTGGCCGCCGGGGACGGAACCCCCATCGTGATTACTGTAAAAGAGGAGGCTCAGGTGGCGGGGCCTAAGATACTGCTCGGTGACATAGCTACGATCACGGGCGCCCCGGGGCCTGTGGAGGATGAAATAAAGCGTATCGAGATTGGGCCGGCGCCGATCGTAGGCTACAAACGGACAGTGAGCCTCGCAAGCGTCAAGATTCACATGAGGCAGGCAGGCGTCGACCTGTCGCAGGTGACGTTTGAGGGCGCTGGCAGCGTCGCAGTGGCTGCAAGGGCCAGGACCATCACTGGCGAGGAATTTGTGAAGGTCGCGACTGAGTATATCCTGTCAACGATGCCATGGAAGAGAGACGAGGTCTCCATCGGGTGCGAGAGGATGCCCGATAATCTCCTGGCCCCCCTGGGCGAGGCAAGGCTCGAGGCTGAGAGGCTTCCAATCACCCAGTATCTCGGGACCACCACCATCCGCGTGAATGTGATTCTGGACGGCAAGCCCTACAAGTCGGTCCCTGTCGTCCTGCGCCTCAACGTGGTGAAGGAGGTTGTGGTGGCCACCAGGACTATCATAAAAGGCCAGGTCGTGACCTCCGATGCGGTGGCCCCGGAGCTGAGACAGCTCTCAGCCTTGGAGATGAATCCCGTAACGGATCCTGCTGCGGTGGTGGGCAAGGTGGCCGCAAGGACGATTCGCGAAGGCGCCCTGATATCGGCGGATGCTATTGAGGAGCCCCCGCTCATCAAGCGAGGGGATATCATTCAGATAGTTGTGAGACTCGGCGGAGTTTCGGTGACTACAGCCGGCGAAGCGCTCGAGGATGGTAAGCTCAAGGACCTGATCAGGGTGAAGAACCTCGAGTCGGGGAGGCAGGTGGAGGCTGTTGTGGTGGATGCGAAAATCGTTGAAGTTTCGCCGCCCATCCGGTAG
- a CDS encoding HD-GYP domain-containing protein, with translation MRIVATDRAEPGMRLGKSIYGPDGKLLLGIGIELTDYYIQRLLDLGVFMIYVDDPLTRDVELEPVIDEETRQKAVNAVRKALLLASGMLRDRRGVLEASGLIEAVDMIADELTTKRRTLVSVLDLKCYNSYTYEHSVNCCVLGLIVGINRGYDEFKLRNLGLGLLLHDIGKMLVPNEILNKPGTLDPIEFKQVMAHPQNGYRLLTYDDSIPPVARIICLQHHERCDGSGYPRNLAGDSIHEFSKIAAAIDVYDALTSDRVYRRAYRPHQAVAYMRAQSNLRFDHQTVQGLLKHIAPYPIGTTVRLTTGDQAVVIAINERIPDRPTVRLSQDESGRDIESIQDIDLGRELGVDILEVVS, from the coding sequence ATGAGGATCGTAGCTACAGATAGGGCTGAGCCAGGCATGAGGCTTGGGAAATCGATATATGGCCCTGATGGGAAGTTGTTGCTGGGAATAGGGATAGAGCTTACGGACTACTACATTCAGAGGCTCCTGGATCTCGGCGTGTTCATGATATATGTTGATGATCCATTGACGCGGGATGTAGAGCTTGAGCCCGTAATAGATGAGGAAACGCGGCAGAAGGCCGTAAACGCGGTGAGGAAGGCCCTGCTCCTGGCAAGCGGGATGCTGAGGGATAGGAGGGGCGTTCTTGAGGCCTCAGGCTTGATCGAGGCCGTGGACATGATCGCCGATGAGCTCACGACCAAGAGGAGAACGCTTGTATCAGTTCTTGATTTGAAGTGTTATAACAGTTATACATATGAGCACTCGGTCAACTGCTGCGTCCTCGGCCTGATCGTGGGCATCAACCGGGGATATGACGAATTCAAACTTCGCAACCTGGGCCTGGGTCTCCTCCTTCATGACATCGGCAAGATGCTCGTCCCAAATGAGATATTGAATAAACCCGGCACCCTGGACCCGATCGAATTCAAACAGGTCATGGCGCACCCTCAGAACGGTTACAGACTCCTGACATATGATGATTCGATACCCCCTGTGGCACGCATAATATGCCTCCAGCACCATGAAAGGTGCGACGGCTCCGGCTACCCGCGAAACCTCGCGGGCGATTCCATCCATGAATTCTCGAAGATCGCAGCGGCCATCGATGTCTATGATGCCCTGACCTCCGACCGGGTTTACAGGAGGGCTTACAGGCCCCACCAGGCGGTGGCGTATATGAGGGCACAATCGAATCTCAGATTTGATCACCAGACCGTCCAGGGGCTGTTAAAGCATATAGCGCCTTACCCGATTGGCACAACCGTCAGGCTGACCACGGGCGATCAGGCTGTCGTCATAGCCATCAACGAAAGAATTCCCGACAGGCCCACGGTGCGCCTCTCCCAGGACGAATCGGGGCGGGATATCGAGTCTATCCAGGATATTGACCTAGGCAGGGAGCTGGGTGTGGATATACTCGAGGTCGTCAGTTGA
- a CDS encoding flagellar basal body P-ring protein FlgI → MEGSGEARRYDRENSRGRIPCPRRRLSGIRSFAAILLLVAFSLACSLASSIVLFDGRCFAGAMRVKDIARVQGVRVNQLMGYGLVVGLDGTGDSRQSMFTVQSVANMLARFGVTVPPESIRVRNVAAVIVTADLPPFVKNGDQIDVNVASLGDARTIQGGTLLLTPLLGPDGKTYAVAQGPVSIGGLNMSGGGRQSRNYPTGAMIPRGAVIEREVPMNFVDEDKGTVAITLNQPDFTTASRLVAAINAQFGQGAAQAVDAGTVQVNIPTEFKGNAVGFIARIEELTISPDTVAKVAINERTGTVVIGGEVRLLPAVISHGNLRVEITSLQASPGPPSVSGVELSPAFRPARRGSSDQPGSPGTGSLVKLGGGETIDSLVSALNAIGASPRDIIAILQALRAAGSLQAELEVI, encoded by the coding sequence ATGGAGGGCTCTGGTGAAGCCCGTCGTTACGATCGCGAGAATTCCCGCGGCAGAATCCCTTGCCCTCGCCGCAGGCTGAGCGGCATTCGCTCGTTTGCTGCCATCCTGCTGCTGGTTGCCTTCTCCCTTGCCTGCTCCCTGGCCTCGAGTATCGTCCTGTTTGATGGAAGGTGCTTCGCAGGTGCTATGCGGGTTAAGGATATTGCGCGGGTGCAGGGGGTCAGGGTAAACCAACTGATGGGTTACGGCCTGGTTGTAGGCTTGGACGGTACGGGCGATTCCCGGCAGTCGATGTTCACGGTTCAATCTGTCGCAAATATGCTGGCGCGCTTCGGTGTCACAGTGCCCCCTGAGAGCATAAGGGTGAGGAATGTGGCGGCCGTCATTGTTACAGCTGACCTGCCGCCCTTTGTAAAAAACGGGGACCAGATAGATGTGAATGTAGCTTCGCTTGGAGATGCAAGGACGATTCAGGGCGGAACCCTCCTGCTCACGCCCCTGCTCGGTCCCGATGGGAAAACCTATGCCGTTGCCCAGGGCCCTGTATCCATAGGCGGCCTCAACATGTCAGGCGGCGGGCGCCAGTCGCGGAATTACCCGACCGGCGCGATGATTCCCCGGGGGGCTGTCATAGAACGTGAAGTGCCCATGAATTTCGTCGACGAGGACAAAGGAACGGTTGCCATCACCCTGAACCAGCCGGATTTCACCACGGCTTCGAGGCTCGTGGCTGCAATAAATGCCCAGTTTGGCCAGGGCGCAGCACAGGCTGTTGATGCGGGGACCGTTCAGGTGAACATTCCAACGGAATTTAAAGGGAATGCCGTTGGTTTCATAGCCAGGATCGAGGAGCTTACCATCTCCCCGGACACCGTCGCTAAGGTAGCGATAAATGAGAGAACAGGGACGGTTGTTATAGGGGGTGAGGTGAGGCTCTTGCCCGCCGTTATATCACATGGAAATCTGAGGGTGGAGATCACCAGCCTCCAGGCGTCTCCGGGGCCTCCCTCAGTCTCAGGAGTGGAATTATCCCCAGCGTTCAGGCCAGCCAGGCGGGGATCCTCAGATCAGCCTGGATCACCTGGCACCGGCAGCCTCGTCAAGCTGGGCGGCGGGGAAACGATAGATAGCCTTGTCTCGGCCTTGAACGCAATTGGCGCATCCCCGCGGGATATCATAGCGATCTTGCAGGCGCTCCGGGCCGCCGGCTCCTTGCAGGCTGAGCTGGAGGTGATTTGA
- a CDS encoding flagellar biosynthesis protein FlgJ, translating into MRAQNIRAIQARRGRDDKDDKKLREACQEFEAIFLEYILKEMRATVPKDGLFGGGRPEEFFTSLLDEKLAEEMAKGRGMGLGEVLYRQFSSADKHPR; encoded by the coding sequence ATGCGGGCCCAGAATATACGGGCCATACAAGCGCGGCGCGGGCGTGACGATAAGGACGACAAGAAGCTCCGCGAGGCTTGCCAGGAGTTTGAGGCGATCTTCCTTGAATATATTCTCAAGGAGATGAGGGCCACCGTGCCCAAAGATGGCCTCTTTGGCGGGGGCCGGCCCGAGGAGTTTTTCACCAGTCTTCTTGATGAGAAGCTGGCGGAGGAGATGGCGAAGGGCAGGGGAATGGGCCTCGGTGAGGTGCTTTACCGGCAGTTTTCCAGCGCTGATAAACATCCACGATAA
- a CDS encoding flagellar basal body L-ring protein FlgH produces the protein MRKSLKFRRPSGRPGVAVLVLVACSILGMGTLPAARAAAESLWKDGTPSLFVDHKARNVGDLVTVLIMEHAVASNKAQTSSGNKVGAGLDQGTGLLEFIPEAGLGAQSRFAGSKSTSRSGSLVAKMSARVVEVLPDGNLKIQGSQALVINNEKQNIVVTGIVRPEDIGADNTVMSTYVADAEIRYEGKLEVAERQGILGYLSRFFSGLVGLIF, from the coding sequence ATGCGAAAATCGTTGAAGTTTCGCCGCCCATCCGGTAGACCTGGGGTAGCGGTGCTGGTGCTGGTGGCCTGCTCTATTCTCGGTATGGGGACCCTGCCGGCGGCCAGGGCGGCGGCGGAGTCCCTGTGGAAGGACGGCACGCCTTCCCTCTTTGTCGATCACAAGGCTCGCAATGTGGGCGACCTTGTGACGGTGTTGATAATGGAACACGCGGTGGCCAGCAATAAGGCCCAGACGAGCTCGGGCAACAAGGTTGGAGCCGGCCTGGACCAGGGGACCGGGCTCCTGGAATTCATCCCAGAGGCCGGGCTGGGCGCCCAGAGCAGGTTCGCAGGCTCCAAATCCACGTCCCGCTCGGGGAGCCTGGTCGCCAAGATGAGCGCGCGGGTCGTTGAGGTCCTCCCTGACGGCAACCTCAAGATTCAGGGAAGCCAGGCACTTGTAATCAATAATGAAAAGCAGAACATCGTTGTCACCGGCATCGTCCGGCCCGAGGATATCGGGGCGGACAATACGGTTATGTCGACCTACGTGGCTGATGCCGAAATACGATACGAGGGCAAGCTCGAGGTGGCCGAGCGCCAGGGCATCCTCGGTTATCTTTCGCGGTTTTTTTCAGGCCTCGTGGGTTTGATTTTCTAA
- the fliD gene encoding flagellar filament capping protein FliD: MSISLPSLMTGTSQLDELVKRYIELESKPLDRLKQTRSDLEVRSAMFTDLKASLAALEGKARELADAPTSLIFDQRLAVSSDANFLSAQATTAALKTTHSIFIERVATADTVVSNQLDSTGTTISGAGAGVKTFDLTVAGETKTISVTVAAGDTDATVLANMAQAINDSGAKVRAAVVSEVAGKSRLVLTSTLTGQANAITLTEAGGADSNLLSLTGTSSSVQSTGTTGGYLVPRANLDAKFSVDGLTFYRSSNVVDDVLTGVTLTLKAAQATGSAPLTLEIKQDISGAKAKIQAFVDQYNKTLKYLQDKTIIDADAGIRGPLAGEFVFSNLKTRLRTLIQEPVAGMVAPAPTSLFQIGIEADDTGALKIADSSKLEAALSSQPGAVADLFGSTGGVAVKLRDLMSSFVEDATGIVPRQQEGIGDKIRDIDNRIKALQERLDQREKALRQEFASMLQAMAMLNAQSATLRGFMNAGISWGV; the protein is encoded by the coding sequence ATGAGCATTTCCTTGCCGTCTTTGATGACAGGCACATCCCAGCTGGATGAGCTCGTCAAGAGATACATCGAGCTCGAAAGCAAGCCACTTGATCGCTTGAAGCAGACCAGGAGCGATCTCGAGGTGAGGTCCGCGATGTTCACGGACCTGAAGGCCTCCCTTGCGGCTCTCGAGGGCAAGGCCAGGGAGCTTGCGGATGCGCCGACAAGCCTCATATTCGACCAGAGGCTCGCTGTATCGAGCGATGCAAATTTCCTGAGCGCCCAGGCGACCACCGCGGCGCTTAAAACAACCCACAGCATCTTCATTGAACGTGTCGCCACCGCCGATACGGTTGTTTCCAACCAGCTCGACAGCACGGGCACGACGATATCAGGGGCGGGCGCGGGGGTAAAGACGTTTGACCTCACCGTTGCCGGTGAGACGAAAACCATCAGCGTGACGGTCGCGGCAGGAGACACGGACGCGACGGTCCTGGCAAATATGGCCCAGGCGATAAACGATTCCGGGGCCAAAGTCAGGGCTGCCGTGGTGAGCGAGGTTGCGGGCAAGAGCCGGCTTGTGCTCACGAGCACGCTAACGGGCCAGGCCAACGCCATAACCCTTACAGAGGCGGGTGGCGCGGACAGCAACCTCCTGTCCCTCACGGGAACCAGCTCTTCTGTACAATCCACGGGGACGACCGGCGGTTACCTGGTCCCGCGTGCGAATCTTGATGCAAAGTTTTCTGTTGACGGGTTAACCTTCTACCGGTCGAGTAACGTAGTTGACGATGTATTAACGGGCGTCACGCTCACCTTGAAGGCTGCTCAGGCCACGGGCTCGGCCCCGCTTACCCTTGAGATAAAGCAGGATATCAGCGGGGCGAAGGCAAAGATACAGGCGTTTGTCGACCAGTACAATAAGACCCTCAAGTACCTGCAGGATAAGACCATAATCGATGCCGATGCCGGGATTCGAGGCCCGCTCGCAGGCGAGTTCGTGTTTTCGAATCTCAAGACCCGGCTTAGAACGCTGATCCAGGAGCCGGTTGCGGGGATGGTGGCGCCGGCTCCAACGAGCCTCTTCCAGATAGGAATAGAAGCGGATGATACCGGTGCACTTAAAATAGCCGATTCTTCCAAGCTGGAGGCGGCGCTATCATCTCAGCCCGGAGCTGTTGCCGATCTTTTCGGATCGACGGGCGGGGTCGCGGTGAAGCTGCGCGATCTCATGTCCTCCTTCGTAGAGGATGCGACGGGCATCGTCCCCAGGCAGCAGGAAGGCATCGGTGACAAGATAAGGGATATAGACAACCGCATCAAGGCCTTGCAGGAGAGGCTCGACCAGCGGGAGAAGGCTCTGAGACAGGAGTTTGCATCAATGCTGCAGGCGATGGCCATGTTGAACGCCCAGAGCGCCACGCTGAGAGGCTTTATGAATGCTGGAATTTCATGGGGTGTTTAA